A genomic segment from Pollutimonas thiosulfatoxidans encodes:
- a CDS encoding PaaI family thioesterase gives MPKHGSDRILNPASEARVRASFARQGLMRHLGAELHLVESGLVTIRLPYRSELTQQHGFFHAGATSAIADSAGGYAGYTLFPDDSSVLTIEFKINLVAPAQGELLEAIGKVVRSGRSLTICQMEVFGIADGKRTLVAIGQQTLMCMHGKPDPQEVLAPATPT, from the coding sequence ATGCCGAAGCACGGTTCCGACCGCATACTGAATCCAGCAAGCGAAGCCCGTGTACGCGCGAGCTTCGCTCGCCAGGGCCTGATGCGCCACCTGGGCGCTGAACTGCATCTGGTCGAGTCTGGCTTGGTCACAATACGGCTGCCCTATCGTTCAGAGCTCACGCAGCAGCATGGTTTCTTTCATGCCGGAGCAACCAGCGCGATCGCCGATTCGGCGGGCGGCTATGCTGGCTACACCCTATTTCCGGATGACAGCTCGGTATTGACGATCGAGTTCAAGATCAACCTGGTGGCACCGGCCCAAGGAGAACTCCTTGAGGCCATCGGGAAGGTTGTGCGATCCGGGCGCAGCCTTACGATCTGCCAAATGGAAGTGTTCGGCATAGCCGACGGCAAGCGTACCCTGGTGGCCATCGGCCAACAAACCCTGATGTGCATGCACGGCAAGCCCGATCCGCAAGAAGTGCTCGCCCCCGCCACGCCAACGTAA
- a CDS encoding CynX/NimT family MFS transporter — protein sequence MNAPEERAQPLSSTPPSPSLAAMILLGLSLMLIAFNLRPLFASLSVLLPDIIGSTSLSSAGAGYLTTLPVLCLGLFAPLAPRISQRVGPERTLLAVLFFLTVGTAMRGMGGMAALFIGSALAGAAIATGNVLLPSVVKRDFPHQAALMTGLYTMALCGGAASAAAFTLPIAHFFDDSWAAGLVVWALPAALVLLIWAPQSLRSAHGSSQVRRNVTGLWRDPLAWQVTLFMGLQSALAYCLMGWLAPILRERGLEGVEAGLVVSVSIMVQVVTCLLVPPLAVRCRNQSLFNAALALTAASALIGLLFAPVSTVWIWAVLQGIGQGGLFAIAMTVIVLRSPDSHVAAHLSGMAQGVGYVLAALGPLLVGVLHSLTGSFASSGWLFAALGTGAAISGWGAGRTMYVKARSEEIGSAGRRA from the coding sequence ATGAACGCCCCGGAAGAACGCGCACAGCCACTTTCATCAACGCCGCCCAGCCCCAGTCTCGCCGCCATGATTCTGCTTGGGCTCAGTCTGATGCTGATCGCTTTCAATCTGCGCCCGCTATTTGCCAGCCTTTCGGTACTGTTGCCGGACATCATAGGGTCCACCAGCCTGAGTTCTGCGGGGGCGGGCTACCTGACCACCTTGCCAGTACTGTGTCTGGGCTTGTTTGCGCCATTGGCTCCCAGGATCTCGCAGCGGGTGGGGCCGGAGCGCACTTTGCTCGCTGTCCTGTTTTTCCTGACTGTGGGGACGGCGATGCGGGGTATGGGCGGGATGGCCGCCTTATTCATAGGTTCGGCCCTGGCCGGCGCCGCCATTGCGACCGGCAATGTACTGCTGCCCAGTGTGGTCAAGCGCGACTTCCCGCATCAGGCCGCGCTGATGACGGGCTTGTACACCATGGCCCTCTGCGGGGGAGCTGCTTCGGCAGCGGCATTCACCCTGCCCATTGCTCATTTCTTTGATGACTCCTGGGCCGCCGGACTGGTTGTCTGGGCCTTGCCTGCAGCGCTGGTGTTGCTGATCTGGGCGCCGCAGTCCTTGCGTAGCGCGCATGGGTCTAGCCAGGTGAGGCGCAATGTGACGGGTCTGTGGCGCGATCCATTGGCATGGCAGGTAACGCTTTTCATGGGGCTGCAGTCGGCATTGGCTTATTGCCTCATGGGCTGGCTGGCGCCGATACTGCGCGAACGCGGTCTGGAGGGCGTAGAGGCCGGCCTGGTCGTATCGGTGTCCATTATGGTGCAGGTGGTCACATGCCTGCTGGTACCGCCGTTGGCGGTTCGATGTCGCAATCAAAGCCTGTTCAATGCCGCGCTTGCGCTGACCGCCGCCAGCGCCCTTATTGGCCTGTTGTTCGCGCCGGTATCCACGGTCTGGATCTGGGCTGTTTTGCAGGGCATAGGCCAAGGTGGCTTGTTTGCGATTGCGATGACTGTCATTGTCTTGCGTTCGCCTGATTCACATGTGGCTGCTCACTTGTCGGGCATGGCTCAAGGCGTGGGCTACGTGCTGGCTGCGCTGGGGCCCTTGCTGGTCGGTGTCCTGCATAGTCTCACGGGTAGCTTTGCTTCGTCGGGCTGGCTGTTCGCTGCTCTGGGTACGGGCGCGGCCATCAGCGGCTGGGGTGCGGGACGGACCATGTATGTGAAGGCCCGGAGCGAGGAAATCGGCTCGGCGGGCAGGCGCGCCTAA
- a CDS encoding peroxiredoxin, with the protein MFKYLKPLLLGIWLAMFAAPAAAIEVGDMAPDFELPGSDGKVHRLADYRGKQAVVLAWFPKAYTSGCTIECKSLAENGHLIREFDVAYFMASVDPLADNEGFAAETKADFPLLSDEDKSAAKAYGVLGMLGVAKRHTIYIGEDGRVLKIDASVKPETSAEDMAATLAELGVRRRAQAGALP; encoded by the coding sequence ATGTTCAAGTATCTGAAGCCATTATTGCTGGGCATATGGCTGGCGATGTTCGCCGCTCCTGCGGCTGCGATCGAGGTGGGCGACATGGCCCCAGACTTTGAGCTGCCCGGCTCTGATGGCAAGGTGCATCGCCTGGCCGATTACCGCGGCAAGCAGGCGGTGGTGCTGGCCTGGTTTCCCAAGGCCTATACCTCGGGCTGCACCATCGAGTGCAAGTCGCTGGCCGAAAACGGCCACCTGATACGCGAGTTCGACGTCGCTTACTTTATGGCCAGCGTTGACCCGCTGGCAGACAACGAAGGCTTCGCAGCGGAGACCAAGGCTGACTTTCCCTTGCTTAGCGACGAAGACAAATCTGCAGCGAAAGCCTATGGGGTGCTGGGCATGTTGGGGGTGGCCAAGCGCCACACCATTTATATCGGCGAGGACGGCCGGGTGCTGAAAATAGATGCCAGCGTCAAGCCCGAGACTTCTGCCGAAGATATGGCCGCGACGCTGGCCGAACTGGGCGTCAGACGTCGTGCCCAGGCTGGCGCACTACCCTGA
- a CDS encoding DUF4142 domain-containing protein encodes MNRYRSTLLISLAASMITLAGCSTPQANSPLSAADQTFLENAAQGNYAEIEGSRMAQEKATSQDVLDFAANMIREHTRASEKLSALAKRKSYVPPMEPSIVQRTELKSLSLLSGNAFNKMYVDRIGVAAHTATIQQFETAAANAQDPDVRDFAQDMLPSLRHHLEMAQALNQKQKAE; translated from the coding sequence ATGAACCGCTATCGCTCCACCTTATTGATTTCCTTGGCCGCCAGCATGATTACGCTGGCCGGATGTTCCACACCCCAGGCCAATTCGCCGCTGTCGGCGGCAGACCAGACCTTTTTGGAAAACGCCGCCCAAGGCAATTATGCCGAGATCGAGGGCAGTCGCATGGCCCAGGAAAAGGCAACGAGCCAGGACGTACTGGACTTTGCCGCCAACATGATCCGGGAACACACCCGCGCGAGCGAGAAGCTCTCGGCTCTGGCCAAACGTAAAAGCTATGTGCCACCGATGGAGCCGTCCATCGTGCAGCGCACCGAACTGAAGAGCCTGAGCTTGCTGTCGGGCAACGCCTTCAACAAGATGTATGTGGATCGCATTGGTGTTGCCGCCCATACCGCAACGATCCAGCAGTTTGAAACCGCTGCCGCCAACGCTCAAGACCCGGACGTTCGCGACTTTGCGCAAGACATGTTGCCGTCACTGCGCCACCACCTTGAAATGGCACAGGCCCTGAACCAGAAGCAGAAAGCGGAGTAA
- a CDS encoding TonB-dependent receptor, protein MSYRPLSRPPMLRPLAAALLIASGGGAMAQSAPPATELPAVVVQGSRAGDLEPVYAGGQVARGGGLGLLGTADVMDTPFSTVNYTSELIEDIQARTLADIITNDASVRTTTSTGGFGEDFQIRGFSVGTGDVGMNGLYGLLSANRLPLEFVERVEVLKGPGTLMRGIPPNGSIGGSINVVTKRAHDEPLTRLTTTYTTKANVGTHLDVGRRFGENNEWGIRFNGVVRGGEASINDGRQDLGLGALALDFRGQRLRWSLDAIYQDDEVENFRSQIGFAPNITEIPTAPDGRIAFYPGTTLTQRDKTIASRLEYDLTDNLTGHVALGYRDNVVRQVFPISVNPATLARRGVDADGNFGVMNSYYDSYSETLSSDVGLQARFDTGTVGHALSVGVTRMSQEAGNAYSPGTTAVSSNIYDPSPLPANASVRNSMRRASETTLDSIAIADTLSFAQDTVLLTLGARKQTVKTESYSTGTGAKTGSYKADAVSPLAGIVIKPVDNVSVYGNFTEGLTPGRVVGPGYANSGEVLSPYKSKQYEAGVKVDWGSVTTSAAIFQVARPSAQEDGDFYGYSGEQRNRGLELSAYGELQPGLRLMASAAFTQGTLTKTQDGINDGNRAPGVPSRTFNLGLDWDTPWVEGLSLNGRASHTSSTYISDANTLSLPAVTTFDVGARYRTKVAGKNVVLRANIDNLTDKKYWLASGSFATNAAGRSVMLSASVDF, encoded by the coding sequence ATGTCCTACCGCCCCCTGTCTCGCCCGCCCATGCTGCGCCCCTTAGCGGCTGCCTTGCTGATCGCGTCTGGTGGGGGTGCGATGGCGCAGTCCGCGCCGCCGGCTACGGAACTGCCCGCAGTGGTGGTTCAAGGAAGCCGCGCTGGAGATCTGGAACCGGTTTACGCGGGCGGGCAAGTGGCGCGTGGCGGCGGCCTGGGTTTGCTGGGCACGGCAGATGTCATGGATACGCCGTTCAGCACGGTAAATTACACATCGGAACTGATAGAAGACATCCAGGCGCGTACGCTGGCCGACATCATTACCAATGATGCATCGGTGCGCACGACGACGTCGACTGGTGGGTTCGGAGAGGACTTCCAGATTCGCGGATTCAGTGTCGGAACCGGAGATGTGGGGATGAATGGGCTGTATGGCTTGTTGTCCGCCAACCGCCTGCCCCTGGAGTTTGTTGAGCGCGTCGAAGTTCTTAAAGGGCCCGGTACACTGATGCGTGGCATCCCGCCCAATGGGAGTATAGGCGGCAGCATCAACGTCGTAACCAAGCGCGCTCATGACGAGCCGCTAACCCGCTTGACGACCACCTACACCACCAAGGCCAATGTGGGTACCCACCTGGATGTGGGCAGGCGGTTTGGCGAGAACAACGAATGGGGCATACGCTTTAACGGTGTAGTGCGTGGCGGCGAGGCCTCGATTAATGATGGCCGCCAGGACTTGGGGCTGGGCGCGCTGGCTCTGGACTTCCGGGGGCAACGCCTGAGGTGGTCTCTGGATGCAATATATCAGGACGATGAGGTCGAGAATTTCCGGTCTCAGATCGGGTTCGCACCCAACATTACAGAGATCCCCACAGCACCGGATGGGCGCATCGCTTTCTATCCGGGCACGACACTGACACAGCGTGACAAGACGATAGCTTCAAGGCTGGAATACGACCTGACCGACAATCTTACGGGGCATGTTGCCTTGGGTTATCGGGATAACGTTGTGCGCCAGGTGTTCCCCATCTCGGTCAATCCGGCCACGTTGGCGCGTCGCGGGGTGGATGCCGACGGAAATTTCGGCGTCATGAATTCATATTACGACTCGTACTCCGAAACGCTTAGCAGCGACGTCGGGCTACAGGCGCGGTTTGACACCGGTACCGTTGGGCACGCACTTTCCGTCGGAGTGACACGCATGAGCCAAGAAGCCGGCAACGCCTACTCGCCGGGTACGACGGCCGTGTCATCAAATATCTACGACCCGTCACCGCTCCCTGCGAATGCATCTGTGCGCAACAGCATGAGGCGCGCGTCGGAAACGACATTGGACAGCATCGCTATTGCCGATACGCTGTCCTTTGCCCAAGACACTGTGTTGCTAACCCTGGGTGCGCGTAAGCAGACCGTAAAAACCGAGAGCTACAGCACGGGCACAGGCGCAAAAACTGGCAGCTACAAGGCAGACGCGGTCTCCCCGCTTGCCGGGATTGTGATCAAGCCGGTGGACAATGTCTCGGTATACGGCAATTTCACAGAGGGCTTGACGCCCGGACGGGTTGTAGGCCCTGGGTACGCCAATAGCGGCGAGGTACTCAGTCCTTACAAATCCAAGCAGTACGAGGCCGGTGTCAAAGTGGATTGGGGCAGCGTGACTACTAGCGCGGCAATCTTCCAGGTGGCGCGGCCTTCTGCTCAGGAAGATGGGGACTTCTACGGTTACTCGGGAGAGCAGCGCAACCGTGGGCTGGAGCTCAGCGCCTATGGCGAATTGCAGCCTGGTTTGCGTCTGATGGCCAGCGCCGCGTTCACGCAAGGTACGCTGACCAAAACGCAGGATGGCATTAACGACGGCAACAGGGCCCCGGGCGTACCGAGCCGGACATTCAACCTGGGCCTGGACTGGGATACACCCTGGGTGGAGGGGCTGAGTCTTAACGGGCGTGCTTCACACACCTCGTCCACCTATATTAGCGATGCCAACACGCTCAGCTTGCCAGCCGTCACAACTTTCGATGTAGGCGCCCGCTACCGGACCAAGGTCGCAGGAAAAAATGTAGTCCTGCGCGCCAACATCGATAATCTGACGGATAAAAAGTACTGGCTGGCCAGCGGTTCGTTCGCCACCAATGCTGCCGGCCGCAGCGTCATGTTGTCTGCCTCTGTCGACTTCTAG
- the ahpC gene encoding alkyl hydroperoxide reductase subunit C — protein sequence MSLINTTIKPFKATAYHNGKFVDVSNESIAGKWSIFVFYPADFTFVCPTELEDLAEQYAEFQKIGAEIYSVSTDTHFSHKAWHDTSEAIGKVQYPMIADPTQVLARNFEVLIEEEGMALRGTFVVNPEGQIKVMEVHDNGIGRVASELLRKVKAAQYIAAHPGEVCPAKWEEGAKTLTPSLDLVGKI from the coding sequence ATGTCCCTGATTAACACCACAATCAAACCATTCAAAGCAACCGCCTACCACAATGGCAAGTTTGTTGACGTCAGCAATGAATCCATTGCCGGCAAATGGTCGATCTTCGTTTTCTACCCCGCCGACTTCACGTTCGTGTGCCCCACCGAACTGGAAGATCTGGCCGAGCAGTATGCTGAATTCCAAAAGATCGGCGCTGAGATCTACAGCGTTTCGACCGACACCCATTTCTCGCACAAAGCCTGGCACGACACTTCAGAAGCCATCGGTAAAGTGCAGTACCCCATGATTGCCGATCCTACCCAGGTGCTGGCCCGCAACTTCGAAGTTCTGATCGAAGAAGAAGGCATGGCGCTGCGCGGTACTTTCGTTGTCAATCCCGAAGGCCAGATCAAGGTCATGGAAGTGCACGACAACGGTATCGGTCGCGTTGCGTCCGAGCTGCTGCGCAAGGTAAAGGCTGCTCAGTACATTGCCGCCCACCCCGGCGAAGTATGCCCAGCCAAATGGGAAGAAGGCGCGAAAACCCTGACTCCTTCGCTGGACTTGGTCGGCAAGATCTAA
- a CDS encoding DUF3820 family protein, translating to MHPEDLELLVTRIMPFGKYQGRLMADLPGHYLNWFARNGFPKGEIGRLLALMQELDHNGLRPLLTPLRRSATSREDDSKP from the coding sequence ATGCACCCCGAAGATCTTGAACTGCTGGTGACGCGCATCATGCCCTTTGGCAAGTACCAGGGGCGTTTGATGGCCGACCTGCCCGGCCATTACTTGAACTGGTTCGCTCGCAACGGCTTTCCGAAGGGCGAAATCGGTCGCCTCCTGGCATTGATGCAAGAGCTGGATCATAATGGTTTGCGGCCCTTGTTGACGCCGCTGCGGCGATCCGCAACGAGCCGCGAAGACGATAGCAAGCCATAA
- a CDS encoding putative quinol monooxygenase: MHLDSSSGLVAYVITFTVRPGQQDEFLGLLEPLLDAMRNEATFANAFLHRDPSSDYRYMLYETWTDEKDLAEVQIHREYRQAFWRALPDLLESPREIQRWQPVRSDIRPPQPLSVTPDCAYD, translated from the coding sequence ATGCATCTTGACTCCAGCTCAGGCCTTGTAGCTTATGTCATCACTTTTACCGTCCGCCCCGGACAACAGGACGAGTTCCTGGGCTTGCTCGAACCGTTGTTGGACGCCATGCGCAACGAAGCGACATTTGCCAACGCTTTCCTGCATCGTGATCCTTCGTCTGACTATCGCTATATGCTGTACGAAACCTGGACGGACGAGAAAGACCTGGCCGAGGTCCAGATACATCGCGAATACCGACAGGCCTTCTGGCGGGCGCTTCCCGATTTACTGGAATCCCCACGCGAGATACAGAGGTGGCAACCCGTGCGCAGCGACATTCGCCCGCCGCAGCCTCTATCCGTTACGCCCGACTGCGCTTATGATTAA
- a CDS encoding antitoxin — protein sequence MTTPVPSSRSREAKLFRNNRSQAVRIPAEFELPGDRVLIHREGARLIIEPVSGPSNILELLAEWKNDEPLGPEDWFPEISDMPAAPEDIL from the coding sequence ATGACTACTCCCGTACCTTCTTCGAGATCTCGTGAGGCCAAGCTATTTCGAAATAACCGCAGCCAAGCTGTCCGCATTCCAGCCGAATTTGAACTGCCCGGCGATCGGGTGCTGATCCATCGTGAAGGAGCGAGGCTTATTATCGAGCCCGTATCCGGGCCAAGCAACATACTCGAGCTGCTGGCCGAATGGAAGAACGATGAGCCGCTCGGGCCAGAAGACTGGTTTCCTGAAATCTCAGACATGCCTGCGGCGCCGGAGGATATTTTGTGA
- a CDS encoding aminotransferase class V-fold PLP-dependent enzyme, producing the protein MPSLLPDVDPNGLLEYSVVYTDRAVNHMSQNFQGVMRDISSTLKHVYRAQSAIVVPGSGTFGMEAVARQFATNKKCLVIRTGWFSYRWTQIFEMGSIPASATVLKARPIQAGRQAPFAPPPIDEVVAEIEASKPDVVFAAHVETAAGIMLPDDYMRQVADAVHAHGGLFVLDCIASGTIWVDMQAIGVDVLITAPQKGWSGPACCGLVMLGAQGRKQIDATISTSFACDLRKWLQIMEAYEAGGFGYHATMPTDSLTVLRNVMQETKDYGFEKVRAEQQELGTKVRALLQERGFQSVAAPGYEAPGVVVSYTDDPGLHSGKKFVEAGLQAAAGVPLQCDEGDDFKTFRIGLFGLDKLHNVDRTVKHLATALDAIVQPVPVA; encoded by the coding sequence TTGCCTAGCCTACTACCCGACGTCGACCCCAACGGGCTGCTCGAATACTCGGTGGTCTACACCGATCGTGCCGTCAACCATATGTCGCAGAATTTCCAGGGCGTCATGCGAGATATCTCCAGCACCCTGAAGCATGTATACCGCGCACAGTCTGCCATCGTTGTACCCGGCAGCGGGACCTTCGGCATGGAAGCCGTCGCGCGGCAGTTTGCCACCAACAAAAAATGCCTGGTGATCCGAACCGGATGGTTCAGCTATCGGTGGACACAGATTTTCGAGATGGGCTCCATCCCCGCCAGCGCCACAGTGCTGAAGGCCCGACCGATACAAGCAGGCCGCCAAGCGCCATTCGCTCCCCCTCCCATAGACGAGGTCGTCGCCGAGATTGAAGCAAGCAAGCCTGATGTCGTGTTCGCCGCACACGTGGAAACGGCAGCCGGCATTATGTTGCCCGACGACTATATGCGGCAGGTCGCCGATGCCGTGCATGCCCACGGTGGCCTGTTTGTACTCGATTGCATCGCATCCGGCACCATCTGGGTCGATATGCAGGCCATTGGTGTTGACGTGCTGATCACTGCTCCTCAAAAGGGCTGGAGCGGCCCGGCTTGTTGCGGCCTGGTCATGCTGGGTGCCCAGGGCAGAAAGCAAATAGACGCCACGATCAGCACAAGCTTTGCCTGCGACTTACGCAAATGGCTGCAAATCATGGAGGCCTACGAGGCAGGCGGCTTCGGCTACCACGCCACCATGCCGACCGACAGTCTTACCGTGCTGCGTAACGTGATGCAAGAAACCAAAGACTATGGCTTCGAGAAAGTTCGCGCCGAGCAGCAAGAGCTGGGCACCAAGGTGCGAGCCCTGTTGCAGGAAAGAGGCTTCCAAAGCGTTGCCGCGCCCGGCTACGAAGCCCCCGGCGTGGTCGTAAGCTACACCGACGATCCCGGGCTGCACTCCGGCAAAAAATTCGTCGAAGCCGGACTGCAAGCGGCAGCTGGCGTACCCCTGCAATGCGACGAAGGCGACGACTTCAAGACGTTTCGCATAGGCCTTTTCGGCCTGGACAAGCTGCATAATGTCGACCGGACGGTCAAGCACCTTGCAACAGCACTGGATGCCATCGTTCAACCCGTGCCAGTGGCCTAG
- a CDS encoding DUF2214 family protein, whose product MSSLFAFLHHVAAFTLVSALAIEFVLLKEKLSTTIARRLLLADLMFGVSAAAVLFVGLLRVFFFEKGAAYYFTNLPFLAKLALFIAIGVLSAGPTKEFLSWRSALKKGQAPITPPEKIRGLRRVLHIEIALTAALVLCAVLMARGVGSIG is encoded by the coding sequence ATGAGCTCCCTTTTTGCATTTTTGCATCATGTCGCTGCATTTACTTTGGTCTCGGCCCTGGCCATCGAGTTCGTCTTGCTGAAGGAAAAGCTAAGCACCACGATCGCACGACGCTTACTGCTTGCAGACCTGATGTTCGGCGTATCGGCCGCCGCGGTGTTGTTCGTTGGCTTGCTACGCGTATTCTTCTTCGAGAAAGGGGCCGCGTACTATTTCACCAACCTTCCTTTTCTGGCAAAGCTTGCATTGTTCATTGCCATCGGTGTGTTGTCCGCAGGGCCCACCAAGGAATTCCTGTCGTGGCGCAGTGCACTCAAGAAGGGCCAGGCGCCCATTACGCCACCAGAAAAAATCCGCGGTCTGCGACGGGTGCTTCATATCGAAATAGCGCTGACAGCAGCCCTGGTGCTTTGCGCCGTTTTAATGGCGCGCGGCGTGGGCAGCATAGGCTGA
- a CDS encoding type II toxin-antitoxin system VapC family toxin has protein sequence MNGYLLDTNILSDLLRNPDGLAAHQIQRVGHHAVCTSIVVAAEMRYGCAKKGSPKLLAKVRSLLDTLPVLPLDLPVDAAYGSIRTELEAAGQPIGANDLLIAAHAHTLGLTLVTGNTREFDRIRGLVVENWLV, from the coding sequence GTGAACGGCTATTTGCTGGACACCAATATCCTCAGTGATCTGTTGCGCAATCCTGACGGCCTGGCGGCCCACCAAATACAGCGAGTCGGTCACCATGCGGTCTGTACCAGTATCGTCGTTGCCGCTGAGATGCGCTACGGGTGCGCCAAAAAGGGGTCCCCCAAGTTGCTGGCCAAGGTGCGGAGCTTGCTCGATACGCTGCCTGTGCTGCCTCTCGATCTACCGGTCGACGCGGCGTACGGGAGCATCCGGACTGAACTGGAAGCCGCAGGGCAGCCTATCGGCGCCAACGACCTGTTGATCGCTGCACACGCCCATACGCTAGGCCTAACACTTGTGACCGGCAACACCCGGGAGTTCGACCGTATTCGGGGGCTTGTCGTGGAAAATTGGTTGGTGTGA
- a CDS encoding PepSY-associated TM helix domain-containing protein, with translation MLSTGALRKWSFVHKWTSLISTIFLLMLCLTGLPLIFEHEIEHFLTDGVQHTSAEAGLPLANMDQVIAAAKAEAPDKSVMFVGDITDDGFWYVNMADTVAGGGPRKTVTVDYYTGQVLDPSAQRSPFMAFMLRLHTDLFLGLPGKLFLGLMAFLLLAAIVSGVVLYAPFMRRLRFGEVRRDRATRLKWLDLHNLLGIVTLVWIGTVGATGMITTWADLIVGAWRADQMAEMVAPYAGQPPVTQPGSLEQAVQAAQQLEPNMQLGFVAYPGSGLSSPHHYAVFMRGTEPLTSRLLKPVLVDARTLQVTDNRPLPWYMTGLLISEPLHFGDYGGLPMKVLWAVLDIITIILLGSGLYLWLARRRKAPGRTIEAWEASA, from the coding sequence ATGTTGTCGACGGGAGCCTTGCGCAAGTGGTCCTTTGTACATAAATGGACCAGCCTGATCAGTACGATTTTTCTCCTGATGCTGTGCCTTACCGGCCTGCCTCTGATCTTCGAGCACGAGATCGAGCATTTCCTGACCGATGGTGTTCAACACACAAGCGCTGAAGCCGGTCTGCCCCTGGCGAATATGGATCAGGTCATCGCGGCCGCAAAAGCCGAAGCCCCTGACAAGTCCGTGATGTTCGTCGGCGACATTACAGACGATGGGTTCTGGTATGTAAACATGGCCGATACGGTGGCAGGCGGCGGCCCGCGCAAGACAGTGACGGTGGACTATTACACCGGACAAGTGCTGGACCCCTCGGCTCAACGCAGCCCTTTCATGGCCTTCATGCTGCGGCTACATACCGACCTCTTTCTAGGCCTGCCGGGCAAGCTATTCCTGGGCCTGATGGCTTTCTTGCTGCTGGCCGCCATCGTATCGGGCGTCGTGCTCTATGCCCCTTTCATGCGGCGGCTGCGCTTCGGCGAGGTGCGTCGCGATCGGGCCACGCGGCTGAAATGGCTGGATCTGCACAACTTATTGGGCATCGTCACCCTGGTATGGATAGGCACGGTGGGCGCCACGGGCATGATCACTACCTGGGCGGACCTAATCGTTGGTGCATGGCGCGCCGACCAAATGGCCGAAATGGTAGCTCCTTACGCCGGCCAGCCTCCGGTTACGCAGCCCGGTTCGCTTGAGCAGGCCGTACAAGCGGCCCAGCAGTTGGAACCCAACATGCAACTGGGTTTTGTGGCGTATCCCGGATCGGGTTTGTCCAGCCCGCACCACTATGCCGTCTTCATGCGCGGTACCGAGCCGCTGACATCTCGCCTGTTGAAGCCCGTGCTGGTGGATGCGCGAACGCTGCAAGTAACGGATAACCGTCCTCTGCCTTGGTACATGACCGGCTTGTTGATATCGGAGCCGCTGCACTTTGGCGACTACGGTGGCTTGCCCATGAAGGTGCTGTGGGCCGTGTTGGACATCATCACCATTATCTTGCTGGGCAGCGGCTTATACCTGTGGCTGGCACGCCGCCGTAAGGCCCCTGGCCGAACTATCGAAGCATGGGAAGCGAGCGCATGA
- a CDS encoding helix-turn-helix domain-containing protein, with protein sequence MRMLTHCYAFNMDTVRRPLGALLRTWRNRRRLSQLDLALEAGMSARHLSFIETGRARPSREMLLRLADCLQIPPRPCNDVLLAAGYAPRFAERPLTDPDMQSLGASVQLLLDAHDPYPALAVDGKWNLVFANKAVAPLLAGVSPKLLSPPVNVLRLSLHPEGMAPHIENLSEWRANVLLRLQRQAEASADEYLDDLLRELTSYPSPREAPEGSHAVGHSPIATPLRLRTESGSLAFLSTTMVFDYPLDINVSELLIEVFLPADAATAAALAQTAAGR encoded by the coding sequence ATGCGGATGCTCACGCACTGCTATGCTTTCAATATGGATACTGTTCGGCGTCCCCTCGGGGCTCTCTTGCGTACCTGGCGCAACAGGCGTCGGCTTAGTCAGCTTGACCTTGCGCTGGAGGCTGGGATGTCGGCGCGCCATTTGAGTTTTATCGAGACGGGTCGCGCCCGGCCAAGTCGCGAAATGCTGTTGCGCCTGGCAGACTGCCTGCAAATTCCACCTCGGCCATGTAATGACGTATTGTTGGCCGCGGGATACGCGCCACGCTTTGCCGAGCGGCCATTGACCGACCCCGACATGCAATCGCTGGGGGCGTCGGTTCAGCTTTTGCTGGACGCCCACGATCCGTATCCCGCCCTGGCGGTCGACGGAAAATGGAATCTCGTCTTTGCCAATAAGGCCGTGGCGCCGCTACTGGCGGGTGTGTCGCCAAAGCTGCTCTCCCCACCCGTCAATGTATTGCGCTTAAGCTTGCACCCCGAAGGCATGGCCCCGCACATAGAGAACTTGTCTGAATGGCGTGCCAATGTATTGCTACGCTTGCAGCGCCAGGCAGAGGCCTCTGCCGACGAGTATCTGGATGACTTGCTTCGGGAACTGACCAGCTACCCAAGCCCGCGCGAAGCTCCCGAGGGCAGCCATGCTGTGGGACACAGCCCCATTGCCACGCCCTTACGCCTGCGTACTGAGTCGGGCAGTTTGGCCTTCCTCAGTACGACTATGGTTTTCGATTACCCGCTCGACATCAACGTGTCCGAGCTCTTGATCGAAGTGTTTCTGCCGGCCGATGCGGCGACGGCAGCGGCGCTGGCCCAGACTGCGGCTGGCCGATGA